A region from the Caldanaerobius fijiensis DSM 17918 genome encodes:
- a CDS encoding transposase: MLECDHPCTSSKCGRIFHTFLDTDYRTNTIIPRNSKKWFKLYKKRTVIEKTIANLKESMSVNNFKLRNTETIKADILLACITQHIGLIITAKLGAVDHPLSLKQLLA, from the coding sequence ATCCTGGAATGTGATCATCCTTGTACATCTTCTAAATGCGGTAGAATTTTTCATACTTTCCTGGATACCGATTATAGAACCAACACTATTATCCCTCGCAATTCTAAAAAATGGTTTAAGCTCTATAAAAAGCGGACTGTCATTGAAAAAACTATCGCTAACTTGAAAGAATCTATGTCTGTAAATAATTTTAAGCTTAGAAACACTGAAACTATTAAAGCAGACATTTTACTCGCGTGTATAACACAACACATAGGGTTAATTATTACAGCTAAGCTCGGAGCTGTGGACCATCCTTTATCTTTAAAACAACTTTTAGCTTAA